The Thermodesulfobacteriota bacterium genome has a window encoding:
- a CDS encoding MBL fold metallo-hydrolase, translating into MKRRTFLKSMAATGVAASMTGTGVLTREAEARKKIDIGEIKELKIDVLTETSWFDNDQFKKDIMDYGGAMTNQYTIPWKWDNAGGYSVLMTVTTLEGKKRKFLLDTGWNNEWMDYINEKNNIPPMLKSGEIEFMVLSHWHLDHYWGIESTLKHKPDIPFYVPKTYYPEDMALLKDKAHHKAKDKVTGKMMHICKNDVPHTGKLILCDPKGEKGEGIYRLMDGVAIRNFDVPILLRVRGENVLYFNVKDKGIVTVTGCCHPGILSLFSYARKNFKGYKPYGCYGGLHISLFETWDPKFDDIIKGVKAFKIKKLGCNHCTGWIWAEKAAQAGVPVVKGTNKYKTYKKYSTVAKASNVFLTNGDTVTF; encoded by the coding sequence ATGAAAAGAAGAACCTTTTTAAAATCAATGGCTGCAACGGGGGTTGCCGCATCAATGACAGGAACAGGTGTTTTGACCCGTGAGGCCGAAGCACGCAAGAAGATCGATATCGGAGAAATTAAGGAACTTAAGATCGATGTGCTTACCGAAACGAGCTGGTTTGACAACGATCAGTTTAAAAAAGACATCATGGATTACGGCGGGGCAATGACCAACCAGTACACCATTCCCTGGAAGTGGGACAATGCCGGAGGGTATTCTGTTTTAATGACGGTGACCACACTTGAAGGAAAAAAAAGAAAATTTTTACTGGATACAGGCTGGAACAACGAATGGATGGACTATATCAATGAAAAGAACAACATCCCTCCCATGCTGAAAAGCGGTGAGATTGAATTCATGGTACTGTCCCACTGGCATCTGGATCACTACTGGGGGATTGAATCGACGTTGAAACATAAACCGGACATTCCTTTTTATGTTCCCAAGACCTATTATCCTGAAGATATGGCACTTTTAAAAGATAAGGCCCATCATAAAGCCAAGGATAAGGTGACCGGAAAAATGATGCATATTTGCAAGAATGATGTTCCCCATACCGGCAAACTGATCCTGTGCGATCCAAAAGGAGAAAAAGGGGAAGGTATTTACCGGCTGATGGATGGTGTGGCCATAAGGAATTTTGATGTGCCCATCCTGCTCAGGGTCAGGGGTGAAAATGTGCTTTATTTTAACGTCAAGGACAAAGGAATTGTCACGGTCACCGGCTGCTGCCATCCCGGCATTCTGTCCCTGTTTTCCTACGCCAGAAAGAATTTTAAGGGATATAAACCTTATGGTTGCTATGGTGGCTTGCATATCAGCCTGTTTGAAACCTGGGATCCAAAGTTTGACGATATCATTAAGGGTGTTAAAGCATTCAAGATTAAAAAGCTGGGATGCAACCACTGTACCGGGTGGATCTGGGCTGAAAAAGCCGCTCAGGCAGGTGTGCCGGTGGTTAAAGGAACCAATAAGTATAAAACCTATAAAAAGTATTCCACGGTTGCAAAGGCGAGCAATGTCTTTTTAACCAATGGAGATACGGTTACATTTTAA
- a CDS encoding PAS domain-containing protein, with protein sequence MEEIHESIPKGIITEEELFNFVEDFPALLWRIDIIKNKIEYLNGYKIKGLGSKSGLILQNIDFSKKIILKEDFHLLEGFMRAVRNGETAVTIFRIKNQDDAITWIKVTGTVNKKNPRFYLGFMLDVSNTVDIVQDTLKKEADAEAMIELVNNPVILIDPYDKKILAHNIAARDLFGYRAGEFLKLKFSDLYHHSIESRINKIYEEVIFDKKWEGKLTLKRKNKSPFIGEVVMRSLFFRGFRVFRVSVDNVSVDDEANRMFSFTLGNEVNSSDTAKQSYINQLMGKIRDESDMSVILQIMLDNQYGHMNFDSIIYSDIYARKNRVVVYTAGKALSPMKQGEVFPYEGTIAENIDRYKLDYLIVEDTFSSIKAIDWALFIPHGLRSYFAKPFFDRKVMRTVLILCSEQRHMFFDQNVADYALLYKPFLLGLTNWRKAKKNKKSS encoded by the coding sequence ATGGAAGAAATACACGAATCGATACCGAAGGGAATTATTACCGAAGAGGAATTGTTTAACTTTGTGGAGGATTTTCCTGCTCTTTTGTGGCGTATCGATATCATTAAAAACAAGATAGAGTATTTAAACGGCTATAAGATTAAGGGGTTGGGGTCCAAATCGGGTCTCATTCTCCAGAATATTGATTTCAGCAAAAAAATTATACTTAAAGAAGATTTTCATCTTCTTGAAGGATTTATGCGAGCAGTGAGAAATGGAGAGACGGCTGTAACCATATTTCGAATTAAAAATCAGGATGACGCCATTACTTGGATCAAGGTGACCGGGACAGTCAATAAAAAAAATCCACGTTTTTATCTGGGGTTTATGCTGGACGTTTCCAATACCGTCGATATCGTTCAGGATACCTTAAAAAAAGAAGCAGATGCAGAAGCCATGATAGAGCTGGTAAATAATCCGGTCATTCTTATTGATCCCTATGATAAAAAGATATTGGCGCACAACATAGCTGCAAGAGATCTTTTTGGCTATCGGGCCGGTGAATTTTTAAAACTCAAATTTTCCGATCTTTATCATCACAGTATTGAATCGCGCATCAACAAGATTTATGAAGAAGTCATTTTTGATAAAAAATGGGAAGGCAAATTAACCCTTAAGCGCAAGAACAAATCCCCTTTCATTGGTGAGGTCGTTATGCGCAGCCTGTTTTTCCGGGGTTTTCGTGTATTTCGAGTGTCCGTAGACAACGTAAGCGTTGATGATGAGGCGAATAGAATGTTTAGTTTTACGTTGGGAAATGAGGTTAACTCCTCAGATACGGCTAAGCAAAGTTATATTAATCAACTGATGGGAAAAATTAGAGATGAAAGCGATATGTCCGTTATTCTGCAAATTATGTTAGATAACCAGTATGGACATATGAATTTTGATTCTATTATATATTCAGATATTTATGCAAGGAAAAACAGGGTGGTTGTTTATACCGCAGGCAAGGCTTTGTCTCCCATGAAGCAGGGGGAGGTCTTCCCCTATGAAGGGACCATTGCAGAGAATATCGATCGCTATAAACTGGACTATTTAATCGTGGAAGATACCTTTTCCAGCATCAAGGCCATTGACTGGGCCCTATTCATTCCCCATGGCCTGCGGTCCTATTTTGCCAAGCCTTTTTTTGATCGCAAGGTCATGCGAACGGTCCTTATACTTTGTTCGGAGCAACGTCATATGTTTTTCGATCAAAATGTGGCCGATTATGCGTTGTTGTATAAACCGTTTCTACTCGGATTGACCAATTGGCGAAAAGCAAAAAAAAACAAGAAATCTTCATAA
- a CDS encoding GntR family transcriptional regulator produces the protein MTKELETIRGIIAIINSDDFKNGFPLPSERKLSSKFNVSRNTVRNALRKLEARGMVDIRKGSGCFVLCKNGYCQDWLEDKDADSSEELQNLLETRYLFEPLTFFLSAKRITKKNIEELEKCLIRLSRAIIGREKENIADVDAEFRRIIFCSSKNRFLIFTMNQLNSNNHLFFNNFDQLSEFERDSIFADYVDILNGLKKEDAFFVKEKVEKNILRMCELLVKYEDIKMPELIADAIKMNESNSGQILLSG, from the coding sequence ATGACCAAGGAACTTGAAACTATAAGAGGAATCATTGCTATTATCAACAGTGATGATTTCAAAAACGGCTTTCCTCTTCCCTCTGAGCGGAAACTGTCCAGCAAATTTAACGTCAGTCGCAATACTGTGAGAAACGCCCTGCGCAAACTCGAAGCACGGGGTATGGTGGATATTCGTAAAGGAAGCGGTTGCTTCGTACTGTGCAAAAACGGTTATTGTCAGGACTGGCTGGAAGACAAAGATGCGGATTCATCTGAGGAACTACAAAATTTGCTTGAAACCCGATATTTATTCGAACCTTTGACATTCTTTCTGTCAGCAAAAAGAATTACAAAAAAAAATATAGAAGAACTTGAAAAATGTCTGATCCGTTTGAGCCGGGCGATTATCGGGAGAGAAAAGGAAAACATCGCAGATGTAGACGCGGAATTTCGCAGAATTATTTTTTGCAGCAGTAAAAACAGGTTTTTAATTTTCACCATGAACCAGCTCAACAGCAATAATCACCTGTTTTTCAATAACTTTGATCAGTTAAGCGAATTTGAAAGAGATTCAATTTTTGCCGACTATGTTGATATTTTAAATGGATTAAAAAAAGAAGATGCGTTCTTTGTCAAAGAGAAGGTTGAAAAAAATATTCTTCGAATGTGTGAGCTGCTTGTTAAGTATGAAGATATTAAAATGCCGGAACTGATTGCCGATGCCATCAAAATGAATGAAAGCAACAGTGGACAGATCCTACTTTCTGGATAG